One Rhodoferax ferrireducens T118 DNA segment encodes these proteins:
- the ubiU gene encoding ubiquinone anaerobic biosynthesis protein UbiU, with amino-acid sequence MNTILDNSLVPPLAVPVAASMELVCPAGSLPALKAAVDNGADCVYLGFRDATNARNFAGLNFDEAAIETGIRYAHDRGRKVFVALNTYPQAAKAELWQRAVDRAAHSGVDAVILADPGMMAYAVKHQPQLRLHLSVQGSATNYEALDFYYQHFGIARAVLPRVLSLTQVEQVLEKTSVEIEVFGFGSLCVMVEGRCALSSYVTGEAPNTNGVCSPPKAVRWVETPQGRESRLNGVLIDRYATGENAGYPTLCKGRFDVGDEKNYYAIEEPTSLNTLSLLPELMRIGVRAIKIEGRQRSPAYVAQVTKVWREAIDSCRTNPQLYAAKPAWMSSLDKVAEGQQHTLGAYHRPWK; translated from the coding sequence ATGAATACCATTTTGGACAACTCCCTTGTTCCCCCGCTGGCTGTGCCTGTCGCCGCGTCGATGGAGCTGGTCTGCCCGGCTGGCAGCCTACCCGCGCTCAAAGCGGCGGTTGACAACGGCGCAGACTGTGTTTACCTCGGCTTTCGCGATGCCACCAACGCGCGCAATTTTGCCGGTCTGAACTTTGACGAAGCCGCCATTGAGACCGGCATTCGCTACGCCCATGACCGGGGCCGCAAGGTGTTTGTGGCGCTTAACACCTACCCACAGGCCGCCAAAGCCGAGCTCTGGCAACGCGCGGTCGACCGCGCCGCGCACAGCGGGGTCGATGCCGTGATCTTGGCCGACCCCGGCATGATGGCTTACGCTGTCAAACACCAGCCGCAACTGCGCCTGCATTTGTCGGTGCAGGGCTCGGCCACCAACTACGAGGCGCTTGATTTTTATTACCAGCACTTTGGTATTGCGCGCGCCGTGCTGCCGCGCGTGCTCTCGCTCACGCAAGTCGAGCAGGTGCTTGAAAAAACCTCGGTCGAGATCGAGGTTTTTGGCTTCGGCAGTCTGTGCGTGATGGTGGAGGGGCGCTGTGCGCTCTCAAGCTACGTGACCGGCGAAGCCCCCAATACCAATGGTGTGTGCTCACCGCCCAAAGCGGTGCGTTGGGTGGAAACGCCGCAGGGCCGCGAGTCGCGCCTGAACGGCGTCCTGATTGACCGCTACGCCACGGGCGAAAACGCCGGTTACCCCACGCTGTGCAAAGGCCGTTTTGATGTCGGTGATGAAAAAAACTATTACGCCATTGAAGAGCCCACGAGCTTGAACACCCTGTCCTTGTTGCCCGAGCTGATGCGTATCGGCGTGCGTGCCATCAAGATCGAGGGCCGCCAGCGCAGTCCCGCCTACGTGGCGCAAGTCACCAAAGTGTGGCGCGAGGCGATTGACAGTTGCCGCA
- a CDS encoding DUF2249 domain-containing protein, whose translation MSACFATTIDLRRVAPPARHSLIFSSFSDLLPGQSLELINDHDPQPLNEQFQMRSPGVFSWSYLEKGPQVWRVQIGKNAASAASGASDSCCSGGACCG comes from the coding sequence ATGTCTGCATGCTTCGCTACCACCATTGACCTGCGCCGGGTCGCGCCGCCCGCGCGACATTCGCTGATATTCAGCAGCTTTTCAGATTTGCTGCCGGGCCAGTCACTGGAACTGATCAACGACCACGACCCGCAGCCCCTGAATGAGCAGTTTCAGATGCGTTCCCCAGGTGTTTTTAGCTGGAGCTACCTTGAAAAAGGTCCGCAAGTGTGGCGGGTTCAAATCGGCAAGAATGCCGCCAGCGCTGCGTCCGGCGCGTCCGACAGCTGCTGCTCTGGTGGCGCCTGCTGCGGCTGA
- a CDS encoding DapH/DapD/GlmU-related protein, with protein sequence MHYTHIAAHNLPPPASLGLAPTLSASAIVRDCRFGRYTQVGEQTRMGDCLLDDYAYVQHNCDLMSTDIGKFANIANMVRINPGFHPMERPTLHHFTYRPTMYGMDTQDDADFFAWRLRQRVVIGHDTWIGHGAVIMPGVHIGNGAVVGSNSVVTRDVASYAIVAGAPATVIRQRFPRAIAQALEATAWWDWDHDTLTERMPDFKDMRCFLAKYAP encoded by the coding sequence ATGCACTACACCCACATAGCCGCCCATAACCTGCCACCCCCTGCCAGCTTGGGGCTGGCGCCGACCCTGTCGGCCAGCGCCATCGTGCGCGACTGCCGTTTCGGCCGCTACACGCAGGTCGGCGAACAGACGCGCATGGGAGACTGCTTGCTCGACGATTACGCCTACGTTCAGCACAACTGCGACCTGATGTCGACCGATATAGGAAAGTTCGCCAACATTGCGAACATGGTGCGCATCAACCCCGGCTTTCACCCGATGGAGCGGCCCACGCTGCACCACTTCACCTACCGGCCCACGATGTACGGCATGGACACGCAGGACGATGCCGACTTCTTTGCCTGGCGTTTGCGCCAACGGGTGGTCATCGGCCACGACACCTGGATCGGCCACGGTGCGGTGATCATGCCGGGGGTGCACATTGGCAACGGGGCCGTGGTCGGCAGCAACTCGGTGGTGACCAGGGATGTGGCGTCATATGCCATCGTCGCCGGTGCGCCGGCCACGGTGATCCGCCAGCGTTTCCCCCGCGCCATTGCCCAAGCCCTGGAAGCCACCGCCTGGTGGGACTGGGACCACGACACGCTGACCGAGCGCATGCCCGATTTCAAGGACATGCGGTGTTTCCTGGCGAAATACGCGCCTTGA
- a CDS encoding alpha-D-ribose 1-methylphosphonate 5-triphosphate diphosphatase, producing the protein MKQRIFRNARIVTPDNEFTGCLVVEDGIIRSMDSGNTSVPGAQDWAGDWLLPGLVEVHTDNLEKHLSPRPGVLWNAHSAMTVHDAQCAAAGITTVLDSVVIGDLDDDGTRSQTQHTSIAALHQCHEEGLMRVEHLLHLRCELSAPDMLEVFHEYADDSLLALVSMMDHTPGQRQWRDLKSYRRYTERNGSYNDAEFAAMIAQRKADQQAFSLPHRVEIVRECQARGLPLASHDDTLLSDIAQAVAEGVAMSEFPTTVAAAQAARAAGMAIIMGGPNMVKGGSHSGNVSAAELAQLDLLDIFSSDYVPSSLLLGTFMLGQLEGWTLPKAVRTVTVNPARAIRLQDRGDVAPGQRADLLRVRMNRVGMPVVLEAWLAGKRAF; encoded by the coding sequence ATGAAGCAACGCATTTTCCGCAACGCCCGCATCGTCACCCCCGACAACGAATTTACCGGTTGCTTGGTGGTTGAAGACGGCATCATCCGCAGCATGGACAGCGGCAACACGTCCGTACCCGGCGCCCAAGACTGGGCTGGCGACTGGCTGCTGCCCGGCCTGGTGGAGGTGCACACCGACAACCTGGAGAAGCATCTGTCACCCCGCCCCGGCGTGTTGTGGAACGCCCACTCGGCCATGACGGTGCACGATGCACAGTGCGCGGCGGCGGGCATCACCACCGTGCTGGACTCGGTGGTGATCGGCGACCTGGACGACGACGGCACGCGCAGCCAGACGCAGCACACGTCCATCGCCGCGCTGCACCAATGCCATGAAGAAGGCCTGATGCGGGTCGAGCACCTGCTGCACCTGCGCTGCGAACTCTCCGCGCCCGACATGCTGGAGGTGTTTCACGAATACGCCGACGACTCGCTGCTGGCACTGGTCAGCATGATGGACCACACGCCGGGCCAGCGCCAGTGGCGCGACCTGAAAAGCTACCGCCGCTACACCGAGCGCAATGGCAGCTACAACGACGCCGAGTTCGCGGCCATGATTGCGCAGCGCAAGGCGGACCAGCAGGCCTTCTCGCTGCCACACCGGGTGGAAATTGTGCGTGAGTGCCAGGCCCGCGGCCTGCCTTTGGCCAGCCACGACGACACCTTGCTCAGCGACATTGCCCAAGCCGTTGCAGAAGGCGTGGCGATGTCGGAGTTCCCGACCACGGTGGCGGCGGCGCAGGCGGCGCGTGCGGCGGGCATGGCCATCATCATGGGCGGGCCCAATATGGTCAAGGGCGGCTCGCACTCGGGCAACGTGTCGGCCGCCGAGCTGGCGCAGCTCGATTTGCTGGACATTTTTTCGTCCGACTACGTGCCCAGCAGCCTGCTGCTGGGCACTTTCATGCTCGGGCAGCTGGAGGGCTGGACGCTGCCCAAGGCGGTGCGCACCGTCACGGTCAATCCGGCGCGGGCGATTCGCCTGCAAGACCGTGGCGACGTGGCGCCGGGCCAGCGTGCCGACCTGCTGCGCGTGCGCATGAACCGCGTCGGCATGCCTGTCGTGCTGGAAGCCTGGCTGGCTGGCAAACGGGCTTTCTGA
- the phnL gene encoding phosphonate C-P lyase system protein PhnL, translated as MTALIETLCLSKTFTLHGRGGLQLPVFAGIDLSVHPGECLALTGHSGSGKSSLLRCLYGNYGASSGEVRIRHSGDWVSLSSAAPREVFEVRRRTLGYVSQFLRVIPRVSTLDIVADPLRRLGVGAEEARAQAAQWLKRLNLHEHLWHLPPATFSGGEQQRVNIAHGMITAPPVLLLDEPTASLDADNRHVVVELIHAARAQGSAIVGIFHDDEVRAAVATRCFDVEQHRNPV; from the coding sequence ATGACCGCTCTCATAGAAACTCTTTGCCTGTCCAAAACCTTCACGCTGCACGGGCGCGGCGGGCTGCAACTGCCGGTATTTGCCGGCATTGATTTGAGCGTGCACCCCGGCGAATGCCTGGCCCTGACCGGCCACTCCGGCAGCGGCAAAAGCTCCTTGCTGCGCTGCCTGTACGGCAACTACGGCGCCAGCAGTGGCGAGGTGCGCATTCGCCATTCAGGCGATTGGGTCAGCCTGTCCAGCGCCGCGCCGCGTGAGGTGTTTGAGGTGCGTCGCCGCACGCTGGGTTATGTCTCGCAGTTCCTGCGCGTCATTCCGCGCGTCTCGACGCTCGACATCGTGGCCGACCCGCTGCGTCGGCTCGGCGTCGGTGCCGAGGAGGCCCGCGCACAGGCCGCACAATGGCTCAAACGCCTGAACCTGCACGAGCATTTGTGGCATCTGCCACCGGCCACCTTTTCCGGCGGCGAGCAGCAGCGCGTCAACATCGCCCACGGCATGATCACCGCCCCGCCGGTGCTGCTGCTCGATGAGCCCACCGCCTCGCTGGACGCCGACAACCGGCACGTGGTGGTGGAACTGATTCATGCCGCCCGCGCACAGGGCAGTGCCATCGTTGGCATCTTTCACGACGACGAAGTCCGCGCGGCCGTGGCCACGCGCTGCTTTGACGTCGAGCAACACCGAAACCCGGTTTGA
- the phnK gene encoding phosphonate C-P lyase system protein PhnK: MSAAPGRPQASSHRSAQHEGTPVIPPVLLSARQVGKAFVHQGQPRWACRGVSFDLYPGEVLAVVGESGSGKSTLLRLLAARLACDEGSVHYDVRAESPNESGSESTGLVDLAELSEARLRWLARTDWGFVEQHARDGLRMNVSGGANVGERLMALGARHYGHLRSEASSWMQRVELDAGRMDDLPATYSGGMQQRLQIARNLVTHPRLVFMDEPTTGLDVSVQARLLDLLRELVDELQLAAVVVTHDLAVARLLAQRMLVMKDGCVVEQGLTDRVLDDPQHPYTQLLVSSVLTP; the protein is encoded by the coding sequence ATGAGCGCCGCGCCGGGCCGTCCCCAAGCAAGCTCGCACCGCAGTGCGCAGCACGAAGGTACGCCAGTGATCCCGCCGGTGTTGTTGTCGGCGCGCCAGGTCGGCAAGGCCTTTGTGCACCAGGGCCAGCCGCGCTGGGCCTGCCGTGGCGTGAGTTTTGATCTCTACCCCGGCGAGGTGCTGGCGGTGGTGGGAGAGTCCGGTTCGGGCAAAAGCACGCTGCTGCGCCTGCTGGCGGCGCGCCTGGCTTGCGACGAAGGATCGGTGCATTACGACGTGCGGGCCGAGTCCCCCAACGAATCCGGGAGCGAGTCCACGGGCCTGGTGGATCTGGCCGAACTATCGGAAGCACGCCTGCGCTGGCTGGCCCGCACCGATTGGGGTTTTGTCGAGCAGCATGCGCGCGACGGCCTGCGTATGAACGTCTCGGGTGGCGCCAATGTGGGAGAGCGCCTGATGGCCCTGGGGGCCAGGCACTACGGCCATCTGCGCAGCGAGGCGAGCTCGTGGATGCAACGCGTGGAACTCGACGCCGGCCGCATGGACGACCTGCCCGCCACCTACTCGGGCGGCATGCAGCAGCGCCTGCAGATTGCCCGCAACCTGGTGACGCATCCGCGCCTGGTGTTCATGGACGAGCCCACCACGGGTCTGGACGTCTCCGTGCAAGCCCGCCTGCTGGACCTGCTGCGTGAGCTGGTGGACGAGTTGCAGCTGGCCGCCGTGGTGGTCACGCACGACCTGGCGGTGGCGCGCTTGCTGGCGCAGCGCATGCTGGTCATGAAAGACGGTTGCGTGGTGGAACAAGGCCTGACCGATCGCGTGCTGGACGACCCCCAGCATCCCTATACCCAATTGCTTGTTTCCTCGGTACTGACGCCATGA
- a CDS encoding alpha-D-ribose 1-methylphosphonate 5-phosphate C-P-lyase PhnJ, giving the protein MMDQHYNFAFLDERTKKHIRRALLKAVAVPGYQVPFGSREMPFAYGWGTGGVQITASIIGSSDVLKVIDQGSDDTTNAVNIRRFFARTTGVTTTEKTREATLIQTRHRIPEAPLTESQTLVYQVPMPEPLSKLEPRRRETIKMHALSEYGLMHVRLYEDIAQLGAISHAYDYPVMVNERYLMSPSPIPKFDNPKMHMNPALQLFGAGREKRLYAIPPYTPVRSLDFEDHPFEVQRWDHACALCGASESYLDEMIVDDAGSRLFVCSDSDYCEERRDAGQVGTQQAVTLHDALATPSEAVTPSEQEAA; this is encoded by the coding sequence ATGATGGATCAACACTACAACTTTGCCTTTCTGGACGAGCGCACCAAGAAGCACATTCGCCGCGCCCTGCTCAAGGCGGTGGCGGTGCCGGGCTACCAGGTGCCCTTCGGTTCGCGCGAGATGCCTTTTGCCTATGGCTGGGGAACCGGTGGCGTGCAGATCACGGCCAGCATCATCGGGAGCAGCGACGTGCTCAAGGTGATCGACCAGGGCTCGGACGACACCACCAACGCGGTCAACATCCGGCGCTTCTTTGCCCGCACCACCGGCGTGACGACAACCGAGAAAACGCGGGAGGCCACGTTGATCCAGACGCGCCACCGCATCCCGGAGGCGCCGCTCACCGAGTCGCAAACGCTTGTCTACCAAGTGCCCATGCCCGAGCCACTGTCCAAGCTGGAACCCCGTCGGCGTGAGACCATCAAGATGCACGCTTTAAGCGAATACGGCCTGATGCATGTGCGCCTGTACGAGGACATTGCGCAGCTCGGTGCCATCTCGCACGCCTATGACTATCCCGTCATGGTGAACGAGCGCTACCTGATGTCGCCCTCACCCATCCCCAAATTCGATAACCCCAAGATGCACATGAACCCGGCCCTGCAACTCTTTGGCGCCGGTCGCGAAAAACGCCTCTACGCCATCCCGCCCTACACGCCGGTGCGCAGCCTGGACTTTGAGGACCACCCGTTTGAGGTGCAGCGCTGGGACCATGCCTGCGCCCTGTGCGGCGCCAGCGAGAGCTACCTGGACGAGATGATCGTGGACGACGCCGGCAGCCGCCTGTTTGTATGTTCGGACAGCGACTACTGCGAGGAGCGGCGCGATGCCGGGCAGGTGGGCACCCAGCAGGCCGTGACTTTGCATGATGCCTTGGCCACGCCCTCTGAGGCGGTGACGCCAAGTGAACAGGAGGCCGCATGA
- a CDS encoding carbon-phosphorus lyase complex subunit PhnI, with protein sequence MYVAVKGGAAAIESSWRLLEAQRRGDTAIAELSVAQIRAQLSLAVDRVMSEGSLYDPELAALAIKQASGDLMEAIFLLRAYRTTLPRLGYSEPLDTARIALVRRISATFKEVPGGQLLGPTYDYTQRLLDFALLAEGENTGHSPAASDTAPDCLAKAFTDPLEKYLAIETPSATVPRINELLAREGLLETPQPFDAAPPGDLTRDPLMFPADRALRLQALARGDEGWLLAMGYSTQRGYANSHPFAGEIRRGFVSVELVPDELGFALDIGELEITECQMINQFSGSREVPPQFTQGYGLAFGGAERKAMAMALVDRALRADELGEPRVAPAQDEEFVLSHADNVEASGFVQHLKLPHYVDFQAELELVRKLRAAHAAPARDSASAFNPTQQEAA encoded by the coding sequence ATGTATGTTGCAGTAAAAGGCGGCGCCGCCGCGATTGAAAGTTCCTGGCGCCTGCTGGAGGCCCAGCGCCGGGGCGACACCGCCATTGCCGAGTTGTCGGTGGCGCAGATCCGCGCGCAGCTCTCGCTGGCGGTGGACCGGGTCATGAGCGAAGGCTCGCTGTACGACCCCGAACTGGCGGCGCTGGCCATCAAGCAGGCCAGCGGCGACCTGATGGAAGCGATCTTCCTGCTGCGCGCCTACCGCACCACCTTGCCGCGCCTGGGTTACAGCGAGCCGCTGGACACCGCGCGCATTGCGCTGGTGCGGCGCATCTCGGCCACGTTCAAGGAGGTGCCGGGCGGCCAGCTGCTGGGGCCGACCTACGACTACACCCAGCGCCTGCTGGACTTTGCCTTGCTGGCCGAAGGCGAAAACACCGGCCACTCGCCCGCTGCCAGCGACACCGCGCCGGACTGCCTTGCCAAGGCGTTCACAGACCCGTTGGAAAAGTACCTCGCCATTGAGACGCCATCGGCCACCGTGCCCCGCATCAACGAGCTGCTGGCGCGCGAGGGCCTGCTGGAAACACCGCAACCGTTTGACGCCGCCCCACCGGGCGACCTGACCCGTGATCCCTTGATGTTCCCCGCCGACCGCGCCCTGCGCCTGCAGGCGCTGGCGCGTGGTGACGAAGGCTGGCTGCTGGCCATGGGCTACTCGACCCAGCGCGGCTACGCCAACTCACACCCGTTTGCCGGCGAAATCCGGCGTGGCTTTGTCAGTGTGGAACTGGTGCCGGATGAGCTGGGTTTTGCCCTCGACATTGGTGAGCTAGAGATCACCGAGTGCCAGATGATCAACCAGTTCAGCGGCAGCCGCGAGGTGCCGCCGCAGTTCACCCAGGGTTACGGCCTGGCTTTTGGCGGTGCCGAGCGCAAGGCCATGGCCATGGCGCTGGTGGACCGGGCCCTGCGCGCCGACGAACTGGGCGAGCCGCGCGTGGCCCCGGCGCAGGACGAGGAGTTTGTGCTGTCACACGCCGACAACGTCGAGGCATCCGGTTTTGTGCAGCACCTCAAATTGCCACACTACGTGGACTTTCAGGCCGAACTGGAGCTGGTGCGCAAGCTGCGCGCCGCCCATGCCGCGCCGGCACGTGACAGCGCCAGCGCTTTCAACCCCACCCAGCAAGAGGCGGCATGA
- the phnH gene encoding phosphonate C-P lyase system protein PhnH: protein MNGAQTLAPGLLDGVHDSQQAFRAVLDALARPGQVRRIGPALPDVALGGAMARLLLSLSDDETPVWWQRADAGLQHWLRFHTGAGLAERPEAASFAVFTGIHQGFALSDFASGTAAAPEFSSTLLIELPGLADGPALEWRGPGIRDVQCVGLQGLPDDFWAQWQANHAAFPRGVDIVFTCGEDALGLPRTTRVRRLEGV, encoded by the coding sequence ATGAACGGCGCACAGACCCTGGCGCCCGGTCTGCTTGATGGCGTGCATGACAGCCAGCAGGCCTTTCGGGCGGTGCTGGACGCGCTGGCCCGACCGGGGCAAGTCCGCCGCATCGGTCCCGCTCTGCCCGATGTGGCGCTGGGTGGGGCCATGGCCCGCTTGCTGCTGAGCCTGAGCGACGACGAAACGCCCGTGTGGTGGCAGCGCGCCGATGCGGGCCTGCAGCACTGGCTGCGCTTTCACACCGGTGCGGGGCTCGCCGAGCGGCCGGAGGCGGCCAGTTTTGCGGTGTTCACCGGCATCCATCAGGGGTTCGCGCTGAGCGACTTTGCATCCGGCACAGCGGCGGCGCCCGAGTTTTCCAGCACCCTGCTGATCGAACTGCCTGGCCTGGCCGATGGCCCGGCGCTGGAATGGCGCGGCCCCGGCATTCGGGACGTGCAGTGCGTTGGTCTGCAAGGCTTGCCCGATGACTTCTGGGCGCAGTGGCAAGCCAACCACGCGGCTTTCCCGCGGGGTGTTGACATTGTTTTTACCTGCGGCGAAGACGCGCTGGGCCTGCCCCGCACGACGCGGGTGCGTCGATTGGAAGGAGTCTAG
- the phnG gene encoding phosphonate C-P lyase system protein PhnG, which yields MTSNILTSDYPTRLAWLAVLARATLTQLEDMLPAAGELPELKPVRAPEIGMVMLRGRVGGTGNPFNLGEASVVRCAVRLGNGPLGVSYALGRDKRRAELAALFDALLQDPQHHDDLQRDLIAPLALGQAQARAQKQRDGAGSKVEFFTFVRGEA from the coding sequence ATGACAAGCAACATCCTAACAAGCGACTACCCGACGCGACTGGCATGGCTGGCGGTGCTGGCGCGCGCCACCCTGACTCAACTCGAAGACATGCTGCCTGCAGCGGGCGAGCTGCCTGAGCTCAAGCCCGTGCGAGCGCCGGAAATCGGCATGGTGATGCTGCGTGGCCGCGTGGGTGGCACCGGCAACCCCTTCAACCTGGGCGAGGCCAGCGTGGTGCGCTGCGCCGTGCGCCTGGGGAACGGCCCGCTGGGCGTGTCCTATGCGCTGGGCCGCGACAAGCGCCGCGCTGAACTGGCGGCGCTGTTTGACGCCCTGCTGCAAGACCCGCAGCATCACGACGACTTGCAGCGCGACCTCATTGCGCCACTGGCCTTGGGGCAGGCCCAGGCCCGGGCACAAAAGCAGCGCGACGGGGCCGGCTCCAAAGTCGAGTTTTTCACCTTCGTGCGAGGTGAGGCATGA
- the phnF gene encoding phosphonate metabolism transcriptional regulator PhnF, translating into MTFEQLTTSSPGRRSGVAVWRQIADTLTTEIRDRAYAGTGRLPGEVELSARFAVNRHTLRQAVAALQSEGLLRIEPGRGMFVQHELMDYALSRRTRFSENLLRQGLLPSKQLLTAREMPAPERAARELKLDKGAKVLMVEMLDEANDAPIGLATAYYPALRFAGLLEMLAEGTRTTDILKHFGVQDYVREQSRITTQMPNDETARLLRQPGTRPLLCVECLDVDMDGTPIKYGETVFCGDRVQLVVNAGGTA; encoded by the coding sequence ATGACATTCGAACAACTCACCACCAGCAGCCCCGGGCGGCGCAGCGGCGTGGCCGTGTGGCGACAGATTGCGGACACCCTGACGACCGAAATTCGTGACCGTGCCTATGCGGGCACCGGCCGCCTGCCCGGCGAGGTCGAGCTGTCTGCCCGCTTTGCCGTCAACCGCCACACGCTGCGCCAGGCCGTGGCCGCGCTGCAAAGCGAAGGCCTGCTGCGTATCGAGCCGGGGCGGGGTATGTTTGTGCAGCACGAGTTGATGGACTATGCGCTCTCAAGGCGCACCCGCTTCAGTGAAAACCTGCTGCGCCAGGGCCTGTTGCCCAGCAAACAGTTGCTGACCGCGCGCGAGATGCCGGCGCCCGAGCGTGCAGCGCGAGAACTCAAGCTGGACAAGGGGGCCAAAGTTCTGATGGTGGAGATGCTCGACGAGGCCAACGACGCGCCCATCGGCCTGGCCACCGCCTACTACCCGGCATTGCGCTTTGCGGGCTTGCTGGAGATGCTGGCCGAGGGCACCCGCACCACTGACATCCTCAAACATTTTGGCGTGCAGGACTATGTGCGCGAGCAAAGCCGCATCACCACGCAGATGCCCAACGACGAGACGGCGCGCCTGCTCAGGCAGCCCGGCACCCGGCCGCTGCTGTGTGTGGAATGCCTTGACGTGGACATGGACGGCACGCCGATCAAATATGGCGAGACGGTTTTTTGTGGTGATCGGGTGCAACTGGTGGTGAACGCGGGAGGCACCGCATGA
- a CDS encoding DUF1045 domain-containing protein, translated as MKPRYAVYFAPEQGSPWWEFGSRWLGRDECEDVNKVQHALAEIGPVELREITAQPRRYGFHATLKAPFSLSGSHNAADLTARLRALAATRKPVLLGPMQAVMLGDFVALVPALGSDELMALAAACVTTLDDLRRPLSEADLARRRVEQLDAREQELLQQYGYPYVLECFRFHLTLSGPLARPTAQRVLQAVAAPVAQLNATAPLVLDRLCLFVEPAPGQPFQRMADVALSA; from the coding sequence ATGAAGCCGCGCTACGCCGTTTATTTCGCGCCGGAACAGGGCTCGCCGTGGTGGGAGTTCGGCAGCCGCTGGTTGGGCCGCGACGAGTGCGAGGATGTCAACAAAGTCCAGCATGCACTGGCCGAGATCGGGCCGGTCGAGCTGCGGGAGATCACCGCGCAGCCACGCCGCTATGGCTTTCATGCCACCTTGAAGGCGCCGTTCAGCTTGAGCGGCAGCCACAACGCAGCCGACTTGACAGCGCGTCTGCGTGCGCTGGCGGCCACGCGCAAGCCGGTGCTGCTGGGGCCGATGCAGGCGGTCATGCTGGGCGACTTTGTGGCACTGGTGCCCGCCCTGGGGTCTGACGAACTGATGGCGCTGGCCGCAGCCTGTGTCACCACGCTCGATGACTTGCGCAGACCCTTGTCCGAGGCTGATCTGGCGCGCCGCCGGGTCGAACAGCTCGACGCGCGTGAACAGGAACTGCTGCAGCAGTACGGCTACCCCTACGTGCTGGAATGTTTCCGATTTCACTTGACCCTGAGCGGACCCCTGGCACGGCCCACGGCGCAACGGGTGTTGCAGGCGGTGGCCGCCCCCGTGGCACAGCTCAATGCGACGGCTCCCTTGGTGCTGGACCGCTTGTGCCTGTTTGTGGAACCGGCGCCGGGCCAGCCGTTCCAGCGAATGGCCGATGTGGCTTTAAGCGCATGA
- a CDS encoding phosphonate metabolism, 1,5-bisphosphokinase (PRPP-forming) PhnN — protein MSGLWVFVCGPSGAGKDSVMGWAATQLAARQDIVFARRMVTRPALPGSDHDPVTVRQFEHSMAAGGLVWRWEAHGFHYGIEARYAAQVAAGKIVVVNGSRAHASGLDATAQVRVVQIVADAAQLASRLEQRGRDAPHEVSRRLARNALFKDLRADHTILNQGALADAGRQLVDYLVAGALSSAWR, from the coding sequence ATGAGCGGCCTGTGGGTGTTTGTGTGCGGCCCCTCGGGTGCCGGCAAGGACAGCGTGATGGGCTGGGCCGCAACGCAGCTGGCCGCGCGGCAGGACATTGTTTTTGCCCGGCGCATGGTCACCCGCCCCGCACTGCCAGGCTCGGACCATGACCCGGTGACCGTGCGGCAATTTGAGCATTCGATGGCTGCCGGTGGCCTGGTCTGGCGCTGGGAGGCGCATGGATTCCACTACGGCATTGAGGCGCGTTATGCCGCGCAGGTCGCCGCCGGGAAGATTGTGGTGGTCAACGGCTCGCGCGCGCATGCGAGCGGTCTGGACGCAACCGCGCAGGTGCGGGTGGTGCAAATCGTCGCCGACGCCGCACAGCTGGCGAGCCGGCTGGAACAGCGCGGGCGCGATGCGCCCCATGAGGTCAGCCGGCGGCTGGCGCGCAATGCGCTTTTCAAAGACCTGCGCGCCGACCACACCATTCTCAACCAGGGCGCGCTGGCGGATGCCGGCCGCCAGCTGGTGGACTACCTGGTGGCTGGCGCCTTGTCGTCTGCCTGGCGCTGA